GTATGTATGAAATTCATTTTTTTTAAAGCTGATAATTAATATTTTTAGCTAATTATTTAATAAGTTAGACTAAAGAATAATAAAAAGGAGAAATAATGAGAATTTTAATTAAAAGAGTATTGATGTGCTGTATAGGCTGAGCAAAAAGTTTGCGTGTAAGTGGCTTTATATAAAAGCCACTTGAAGGGGGTTAATTAATGCAAGGCTCTAGTGGCAACCACCGCAGCATCCATCAGGCGATTTTTCTTTTTTTGTTTCATGTCCGTGCCCACCACAGCATTCATCACCATCTGCATGCTTGCTTTTGTCACCACCACAACATTCATGGTCAGAATCGTGGTCATGCCCATGCCCACCGCAAGAGCTGCCAGCTTGATGGATATGGCCATGTGCCAACTCTTCAGCCGTAGCTTCGCGGATGGACACGACTTCACCAACAAATTGTAGCGTCATGCCTGCTAATGGGTGATTAGCATCAATACTAACATTTTCCGCGTCTACAGCAGTCACTTCAACGGTGCGGGTGCCTTGATCTGTTTCTGCGTGGAATGTCATACCGACTTGAATTTCATCGACACCTTCAAATAAAGAGCGTGGTACCTGTTGTACTAAATCTTCACGGAAAACGCCGTAGGCTTGCTCTGGTTGTAAGGTAACATCAAATTTATCGCCAACAGCTTTGCCTTCAAGCTCTGCTTCTAATCCAGGTACTAAATAATGTGTGCCTTGGATGAATTCAAGTGGTGCGCCATTTTCTGTGCTATCAAGTGCGTGTCCGTCAACTTCAGCAACACCAAAATGGATTGCAACCACTAAATCATTTTTTACTTTCATTCTATTTCTCACTCTATTATAGGTTATTTATCAGATGGATTGAATATTCCGATCATCTGTTCAAATTGGCGGGTTGCGCTCGTTGCTTGTTTGGGTGTTTGTGTTTGTGTATAGCCACAATGCACACAAGTTAGCTTTTCAATGGCATTTTCTAATGTCAGCGCAATAGTGTCAAGTTTGTTACACTCTGGACAGTTTGCTCCTGCAATAAAGCGTTTTTTAGTTTTAGATAGCGTCATTCTAAGATTCTATTAAATTTATGATGATTAATGCTAAGCAAATATGGGATAGATTAACAGTGGCTATAGCTCAAGTTTACAAAATCGGCTATTATCTCCGCCTATTTTTTAATACCGATTGAGAGTTTTAACTATGATTGTGGCAAGTAATATTGAATTTATACGTGGCGGAAAACCACTACTCAAAGATGCTAGTGCAACAATCAACCCACGTCAAAAAGTGGGATTAGTGGGAGCCAATGGGTGTGGTAAATCGAGTTTTTTTACGCTATTGAAGAAACAGACCCATGTAGATAGTGGCGACTTAACCATTCCGCAACATTGGCGACTTGCGAGTGTTGCTCAAGAAACCCCGGCATTAGATGAGAATGCATTACAGTATGTTATTGATGGCGATGTACATTTCCGTGAATTACAGAAGAAATTGACAATAGCAGAAGATAAAAATGACGGTACGTTGATTGCAGAATTACACATACAACTTGATAATGCAGGTGGTTATAGTATTGAATCTCGTGCGGCTGAATTATTGGCGGGACTCGGGTTTTCTGAACAGGCGCAACGCCGTTCAGTGAGTGATTTTTCTGGCGGTTGGCGCATGCGTTTAAACTTAGCTCAAGCATTATTATGCCCTTCAGATCTTCTACTACTGGATGAACCAACTAACCATTTAGATTTAGATGCGGTAATTTGGTTGGAAAAGTGGCTGAAACAATATTCTGGAACATTAATACTTATCTCTCATGACCGAGATTTTATTGATAGTATCGTCGATAAAATTATTCATATAGAACAAAATCAATTACATGAATACACGGGTAATTACAGTAGTTTTGAACGCCAAAGAGCTGAAAAATTAGCGCAGCAACAAGCGACTTTCGAAAAGCAGCAAACACAAATGCAGCATATGCAAAGTTATATTGATCGATTTAGATACAAAGCGAGTAAAGCAAAGCAAGCACAAAGCCGTATAAAAGCATTAGAAAAAATGGAGCAACTATTACCGGCTCATATTGATAGTCAATTTAGTTTTTCGTTTAAAAAACCCGATGCCTTACCGATGCCTTTATTAACATTGGAGAAAGTATCTGCGGGGTATGATGATAAATTAATTTTAGATGAAATAAAGCTAAACTTGGTGCCGGGGAGTCGTATCGGATTATTAGGCCGAAACGGTGCAGGGAAATCGACATTAATTAAGCTGCTTTCTAATCAACTAATGCCCAAGTCTGGTGAAATAGGAATCAATCCTAATGCTAAAATTGGTTATTTTGCCCAACATCAATTAGAGTTTTTACGATTAGATGAATCACCACTACAACATTTAGCTCGATTAGCGCCAGAAGAAAAAGAGTTACCATTGCGTAATTTCTTAGGGCGTTTTGGTTTTCAGGGAGATAAAGCGCTAGAAAAGGTTGCCCCATTTTCTGGTGGAGAAAAGGCGCGATTAGTGTTGGCATTATTAGTATGGCAAAAGCCTAATTTATTATTGCTCGATGAACCGACCAACCATCTCGATCTAGAAATGCGTCATGCCTTGACTATGGCATTACAAGAATTTGAAGGCGCAATGGTCATTGTGTCACATGATCG
This window of the Psychromonas sp. MME1 genome carries:
- the slyD gene encoding peptidylprolyl isomerase; its protein translation is MKVKNDLVVAIHFGVAEVDGHALDSTENGAPLEFIQGTHYLVPGLEAELEGKAVGDKFDVTLQPEQAYGVFREDLVQQVPRSLFEGVDEIQVGMTFHAETDQGTRTVEVTAVDAENVSIDANHPLAGMTLQFVGEVVSIREATAEELAHGHIHQAGSSCGGHGHDHDSDHECCGGDKSKHADGDECCGGHGHETKKEKSPDGCCGGCH
- a CDS encoding YheV family putative zinc ribbon protein, translated to MTLSKTKKRFIAGANCPECNKLDTIALTLENAIEKLTCVHCGYTQTQTPKQATSATRQFEQMIGIFNPSDK
- a CDS encoding ABC transporter ATP-binding protein, which encodes MIVASNIEFIRGGKPLLKDASATINPRQKVGLVGANGCGKSSFFTLLKKQTHVDSGDLTIPQHWRLASVAQETPALDENALQYVIDGDVHFRELQKKLTIAEDKNDGTLIAELHIQLDNAGGYSIESRAAELLAGLGFSEQAQRRSVSDFSGGWRMRLNLAQALLCPSDLLLLDEPTNHLDLDAVIWLEKWLKQYSGTLILISHDRDFIDSIVDKIIHIEQNQLHEYTGNYSSFERQRAEKLAQQQATFEKQQTQMQHMQSYIDRFRYKASKAKQAQSRIKALEKMEQLLPAHIDSQFSFSFKKPDALPMPLLTLEKVSAGYDDKLILDEIKLNLVPGSRIGLLGRNGAGKSTLIKLLSNQLMPKSGEIGINPNAKIGYFAQHQLEFLRLDESPLQHLARLAPEEKELPLRNFLGRFGFQGDKALEKVAPFSGGEKARLVLALLVWQKPNLLLLDEPTNHLDLEMRHALTMALQEFEGAMVIVSHDRHLLRTTTDDLYLVHDQKVEPFIGDLDDYHKWLSEQQRIEKQSNETVSDKESSVNINRREQKRLDAEFRKKLTPFKKQLNEAEKLMETYSLQLQTIEEQLSDAGLYEQSEKARLTELLKSQAEVKQALEEAEMQWMEAQETIELMQVEFSV